In Salminus brasiliensis chromosome 24, fSalBra1.hap2, whole genome shotgun sequence, one genomic interval encodes:
- the LOC140546659 gene encoding CD48 antigen-like, which yields MPFIAERGLLFTLQEAVALQELEGNTVTIHTGLTEVQTDAQILWFYTSEKIKLVNSQVIRGEIHTEYNRDRFRDRLQLDRSSGSLTIRNISREDSEVYKLQIITGTSSVWSFSIKVYAPVSKPVMRNPTEEASGGSSLSCSPVCSVENGENVTLSWYEEKERISTISRSDFSEHLHLPLNRTFPNNYTYTCESANPVSHQTAQLNNAKLCDSNSDQLMVNLWLVVVVLAVPVFAW from the exons gtctgctgttcacactgcaggagGCTGTTGCACTGCAGGAGCTGGAGGGAAACACCGTAACCATCCATACTGGATTAACTGAAGTTCAGACTGATGCTCAGATTCTGTGGTTTTACACATCTGAGAAAATAAAGttagtgaacagtcaggttATTAGAGGAGAGATTCATACAGAGTATAACAGAGACAGATTCAGAGACAGACTGCAGCTGGACAGAAGCAGTGGATCTTTAACCATCAGAAACATCAGCAGAGAAGATTCTGAAGTTTATAAATTACAGATCATTACTGGAACATCCTCAGTGTGGAGTTTCAGTATTAAAGTCTATG CGCCAGTATCAAAGCCAGTCATGAGAAATCCAACTGAAGAGGCCTCAGGAGGTTCCTCACTGTCATGTTCTCCTGTGTGTTCTGTGGAGAACGGGGAGAATGTGACATTATCCTGGtatgaagagaaggagagaatcTCCACCATCAGTAGATCAGATTTCAGTGaacatcttcatcttcctctGAATAGAACCTTCCCAAACAACTACACTTACACATGTGAGTCTGCTAATCCAGTCAGCCACCAAACAGCCCAGCTCAACAATGCAAAACTCTGTGATTCTAACTCAG ATCAATTGATGGTCAACCTCTGGTTGGTTGTTGTGGTTTTAGCTGTACCTGTATTTGCATGGTGA
- the LOC140547147 gene encoding CD48 antigen-like, whose translation RVISQVFRGGINTDYNRDRFRDRLQLDRSSGSLTIRNISREDSGVYTLHIITGKTSDWSFRVKVYGLLFTAGEEAVRLQELEGNTVTIHTGLTGVQSDAHILWLYGSEKADIKIVNSLVFRGETITDYNRDRFRDRLQLGRSSGSLTIRNISREDSGVYTLQIITGSLSAWSFRVKVYAPISRPVIRKQVEQRLGGSSQSCSPVCSVENGEDVTLSWYEEKERISSINRSDSSEPLHLPLNRTFPNIYTYTCESANPASHQTTQLNIAELCNINTVKCGDGCVKSSAPVLISVGLFGAALLLISVCFWKKRKNLPVSEVCELNHAEVKTASQKPKEFQNSKRENGTRVQDQQSVVYSDIVK comes from the exons AGAGTGATTAGTCAGGTATTTAGAGGAGGGATTAATACAGACTATAACAGAGACAGATTCAGAGACAGACTGCAGCTGGACAGAAGCAGTGGATCTTTAACTATCAGAAATATCAGCAGAGAAGATTCTGGAGTTTATACATTACACATCATTACTGGAAAAACCTCAGACTGGAGTTTCAGAGTTAAAGTCTATG GTCTGCTGTTTACAGCTGGAGAAGAGGCTGTTAGACTGCAGGAGCTGGAGGGAAACACTGTAACCATCCATACTGGATTAACTGGAGTTCAGAGTGATGCTCACATACTGTGGCTCTATGGATCTGAGAAAGCAGATATAAAGATAGTGAACAGTCTGGTCTTTAGAGGAGAAACTATTACAGACTATAACAGAGACAGATTCAGAGACAGACTGCAGCTGGGCAGAAGCAGTGGATCTTTAACCATCAGAAACATCAGCAGAGAAGATTCTGGAGTTTATACATTACAGATCATTACTGGAAGTCTCTCAGCCTGGAGTTTCAGAGTTAAAGTTTATG CTCCAATATCAAGGCCAGTCATAAGAAAGCAAGTTGAACAGCGCTTAGGAGGTTCCTCACAGTCGTGTTCTCCTGTGTGTTCTGTGGAGAACGGGGAGGATGTGACTTTGTCCTGgtatgaagagaaagagagaatctCCAGCATCAATAGATCAGATTCCAGTGAACCTCTTCATCTTCCTCTAAATAGAACCTTCCCTAACATCTACACTTACACCTGTGAGTCTGCTAATCCAGCCAGCCACCAAACAACCCAGCTCAACATTGCAGAACTCTGTAATATTAACACAG TTAAATGTGGAGATGGGTGTGTGAAGTCATCGGCTCCTGTCCTCATCTCTGTTGGACTGTTTGGAGCTGCtctattattaatatcagtgtgtttttggaaaaagaggaaaaatctACCAG TTTCTGAAGTTTGTGAGCTGAATCATGCTGAAGTGAAAACTGCATCTCAGAAACCAAAAGAATTCCAGAATTCTAAACGG GAAAATGGAACCAGAGTTCAAGATCAACAGTCAGTGGTGTACTCAGACATCGTGAAGTAA
- the LOC140547144 gene encoding CD48 antigen-like — MFIFWIPRALFCLLYCLLFTAGEEAVRLQELEGNTVTIHTGLTGVQNDTQILWLYGSEKADVNIVICQVFRGETKTEYNRDRFRDRLQLDRSSGSLTIRNISREDSGVYTLQIIRGSFSVWSFRIKVYAPVSTLVIRNQTSNESCSPVCSVENGEDVTLSWYEEKERISSISRSDSSEHLHLSLNRTFPNIYTYTCESANPVSHETAQLNIAELCNINTDTRGDGFVKSLAPLLISFGLFGAALLFISVCFWKKRRKPVSEDGESNYIDVKISPQRQKEVQNSKPENGTRIQDPDSVVYSDILT, encoded by the exons ATGTTCATATTCTGGATTCCTCGAGCTCTTTTCTGCCTGCTTTACT GTCTGCTGTTCACAGCTGGAGAAGAGGCTGTTAGACTGCAGGAGCTGGAGGGAAACACTGTAACCATCCATACTGGATTAACTGGAGTTCAGAATGATACTCAGATACTGTGGCTCTATGGATCTGAGAAAGCAGATGTAAACATAGTCATCTGTCAGGTCTTTAGAGGAGAGACTAAAACAGAATATAACAGAGACAGATTCAGAGACAGACTGCAGCTGGACAGAAGCAGTGGATCTTTAACCATCAGAAACATCAGCAGAGAAGATTCTGGAGTTTATACATTACAGATCATTAGAGGAAGTTTCTCAGTCTGGAGTTTCAGAATTAAGGTTTATG CTCCAGTATCAACGCTAGTCATTAGAAATCAAACTTCCAATGAATCGTGTTCTCCTGTGTGTTCTGTGGAGAACGGGGAGGATGTGACTTTGTCCTGgtatgaagagaaagagagaatctCCAGCATCAGTAGATCAGATTCCAGTGAACATCTTCATCTTTCTCTGAATAGAACCTTCCCTAACATCTACACTTACACTTGTGAGTCTGCTAATCCAGTCAGCCACGAAACAGCCCAGCTCAACATTGCAGAGCTCTGTAATATTAACACAG ATACACGTGGAGATGGGTTTGTGAAGTCATTGGCTCCTCTCCTGATCTCTTTTGGACTGTTTGGAGCTGCTCTACTATttatatcagtgtgtttttggaaaaagaggagaaaacCAG TTTCTGAAGATGGTGAGTCGAATTATATTGATGTGAAAATTTCACCTCAGAGACAAAAGGAAGTCCAGAATTCAAAACcg GAAAACGGAACAAGAATTCAAGATCCGGATTCAGTGGTGTACTCAGACATCTTGACGtaa